Genomic DNA from Thermodesulfovibrionales bacterium:
CATACAGGCCATCGAGTGGGAAACCGCCATGCCGGAGATCGTAAAAGCGGCTGGATTATATCCGCGGCCTGCCATTCCCTGAGGCGTGACCTGCCCGATGAGGACGCTTGTCCGTTATCCCTGTCCTCATCACCGCAAGATTACAGAGAGCATTACCGTATCAGACTTGTAAGGGTTCACGAGAGTCTCTCCTGATTTTACGCATCTCCTTGAGCGCCACCGCATACTGCTGACCTGTTGTGAATGGTTTTTATCCTGCGCCCCCTCTTAGAAGAACCGCACGTACATTGATAAACTGCGGGGAAAATGCTAAGATAGCGAATTCTTTTCTCAATCCTATGGACAAGAAAAAGATACAGGCAGGGGTCAGGCTGATCATAGAGGGCATCGGGGAGAATCCCGAGAGACCGGGGCTCCGGAAAACACCCGAGCGGGTGGCCGAAATGTTTCAGGAGATATTCTCAAGCCTCGGAGAGTCGCCGAGAGATTTGCTCACGCCGATGGAAGGCGAAAAACACGATGAGATGGTTCTTCTCAAGGAGATACCCTTCTATTCGGTCTGCGAGCATCACCTCCTCCCCTTTGCCGGTGAGGCTCACATCGCCTACATACCGGAAGGCGGAAGGATTGTCGGTATCAGTTCCCTTTCTCGGGCACTTGAGGTTTTCGCAAAAAGGCCGCAGGTGCAGGAACGACTCACAACACAACTGGCTGACCTCATCATGGAAAAACTGAGGCCGAAGGGATGCATGGTCATCCTCGATGCCGAGCATCTCTGCATGAGCATGCGAGGGATCAAGAAGCCGGGATCAAGGGTCGTCACTTCAGCGGTAAGGGGAATATTCAGAACGAAACAGAGCACGAGAGAAGAGACACTCGAACTCATCAAGAAAAAAGGCTAAAAGGAGGAAGAAGATGTCTGCAAAAGTCATCAGTGGTACGGAAATCGCCGCACAGATACGGGAAGAACTGAAGAAGGAAGTAGCCGAGATGAAGGAAAAGAGCGGCGTCGTGCCCGGACTGGTTACCATCCTGGTCGGAAAGAACCCCGCCTCGGTCAGCTATGTTACGGGCAAGCAGAAAACGGCCCATGAACTCGGGTTCCACTCGATTCAGGACGATCAGCCGGAAGACCTGTCCGAGGCCGATCTCCTCAAACTTGTCGAGAAATACAATAAGGACCCGAAGATACACGGCATTCTCGTTCAGCTTCCTCTGCCCAAGCATATCGATGAAAAGAAAGTCCTCACCGCCATCAACCCGGACAAAGACGTCGACTGCTTCCACCCGGTCAACGTGGGGCGTCTCATGATCGGGGGCAAGGAGGCGAAATTCTTACCCTGCACCCCTGCCGGTATCCAGGAGCTGATCGTACGTTCGGGCTTCGAGACCTCGGGCGCTGAAGTCGTCGTGGTGGGGAGGTCGAATATCGTCGGCAAACCCATTGCGATGATCATGCTCCAGAAGGCAAAGGGGGCGAATGCTACCGTCACGATCGTCCATACCGGCTCGAAGAATCTCGAGTTCCACTGCAAGCGTGCCGATATCCTCATCGTCGCAGCGGGTGTTCCGCACCTTGTGAAACCTGAATGGATCAAGCCCGGTTCCTGCGTTATCGATGTCGGTGTGAACCGTGTCGGTGAGAAGATCAGCGAGAAGACCGGCAAACCCGTGCCGATCCTGCGGGGAGACGTGGACTTCGACAAGGCCAAGGAGATTGCAGGTGCCATCACCCCAGTACCGGGCGGCGTCGGACCGATGACCATTACCATGCTCATGAAGAACACGGTAGCATCGGCGAAGATACAGGCCGGACTGTAATTATGTAAAGCAAAGCGGAAGATCTTTGAACTATTATAAAAAAACAATGTCAGCACCGGAGGGATACATGAAGAGGATTCTATCT
This window encodes:
- the folE gene encoding GTP cyclohydrolase I FolE, with translation MINCGENAKIANSFLNPMDKKKIQAGVRLIIEGIGENPERPGLRKTPERVAEMFQEIFSSLGESPRDLLTPMEGEKHDEMVLLKEIPFYSVCEHHLLPFAGEAHIAYIPEGGRIVGISSLSRALEVFAKRPQVQERLTTQLADLIMEKLRPKGCMVILDAEHLCMSMRGIKKPGSRVVTSAVRGIFRTKQSTREETLELIKKKG
- the folD gene encoding bifunctional methylenetetrahydrofolate dehydrogenase/methenyltetrahydrofolate cyclohydrolase FolD; amino-acid sequence: MSAKVISGTEIAAQIREELKKEVAEMKEKSGVVPGLVTILVGKNPASVSYVTGKQKTAHELGFHSIQDDQPEDLSEADLLKLVEKYNKDPKIHGILVQLPLPKHIDEKKVLTAINPDKDVDCFHPVNVGRLMIGGKEAKFLPCTPAGIQELIVRSGFETSGAEVVVVGRSNIVGKPIAMIMLQKAKGANATVTIVHTGSKNLEFHCKRADILIVAAGVPHLVKPEWIKPGSCVIDVGVNRVGEKISEKTGKPVPILRGDVDFDKAKEIAGAITPVPGGVGPMTITMLMKNTVASAKIQAGL